A stretch of the Pan paniscus chromosome 2, NHGRI_mPanPan1-v2.0_pri, whole genome shotgun sequence genome encodes the following:
- the LOC103784584 gene encoding uncharacterized protein LOC103784584: MKRRAGGRPRAGPRDHGPRGRGRAGGGAGPRRVQRRAAAAPEPRARRAGGAGRRLEPARQLGPPSGRLKGQAACVPAGGADTRGVRGPRAARPAAGCPPPPAPAPAPSPSLLLISEQIDPGPTLPC; encoded by the coding sequence ATGAAGCGCCGCGCTGGGGGCCGCCCCCGCGCAGGGCCCCGCGACCATGGCCCCCGGGGGCGCGGCCGGGCAGGCGGAGGCGCAGGGCCGCGGCGAGTCCAGCGCCGAGCAGCTGCGGCCCCAGAGCCTCGGGCGCGGCGGGCGGGGGGCGCGGGGCGCCGATTGGAGCCCGCGCGTCAGCTGGGGCCGCCGTCTGGACGCTTAAAGGGCCAGGCCGCCTGCGTGCCGGCGGGGGGCGCGGACACGCGTGGTGTGCGCGGTCCCCGTGCAGCCCGCCCTGCCGCAGGctgccctccacccccagccccagccccagcccccagcccgtCCCTACTGCTCATATCCGAGCAGATAGACCCCGGCCCCACCCTCCCGTGCTGA